In Lodderomyces elongisporus chromosome 2, complete sequence, the following proteins share a genomic window:
- a CDS encoding uncharacterized protein (BUSCO:EOG092628SP) — protein sequence MRGKHYKYSEHKMAFARTTSGSKTIHYFVVLFVFGALYYLYQFTELFGSGSSSYSPEELNTLLQNKESHIVALKKTELTQQGLSRPFLDESQFHVKNWDLKGNTMVRNNDFIRLTSNAPHLASNMFSKMPIEADSFEMELTFHIHNDEVKHGLVGDGLAVWFLDKPSEVGEIFGIRNKFTGLGIMMDTYKNGKRGSFPFINLMLGDGKTFYNKGTDGYETRLAGCYAKEILNPSSKETKMRLIYMKNGYLSIDFNYFGRHEDWQNCVTLTDVKLPHIKYLGLSANTGQLYENVDIIENKIYALYKPNGEFVESIDELNELIKEQNEYESESSSLAEINAKVEEAKKQDNQQQQQGQGGRKNRAFKKKLSSQRRRTLSRLKNAEKRIKERERQVRLQKYGDPDATFIKRVFGYILKSIKFGIYASIAVFLLWLIRVIVKTQRQNRKSKISGLLD from the exons ATGC gTGGAAAACATTACAAATATAGTGAACATAAAATGGCTTTTGCACGGACCACACTGGGGTCTAAAACAATTCACTACTTTGTTGTGttatttgtatttggtGCGCTCTACTACCTTTATCAATTCACTGAACTCTTTGGTTCAGGCTCGTCCTCATATTCGCCAGAAGAGCTCAATACCTTGCTTcagaacaaagaaagtcACATTGttgctttgaaaaagacaGAGTTGACGCAGCAGGGGCTCAGTAGACCATTCTTGGATGAGTCACAATTTCATGTTAAGAACTGGGATTTGAAAGGTAACACTATGGTAAGAAATAACGACTTTATAAGATTAACGTCTAATGCTCCGCATCTTGCGCTGAATATGTTTAGCAAAATGCCTATTGAGGCAGATTCATTTGAAATGGAGTTGACGTTCCATATCCACAATGATGAAGTTAAACATGGCTTGGTTGGCGACGGCCTAGCTGTTTGGTTCTTGGATAAGCCCAGCGAAGTTGGTGAGATCTTTGGTATCAGAAATAAATTTACGGGGTTGGGTATCATGATGGACACCTACAAGAATGGTAAACGTGGCTCGTTTCCTTTTATCAACTTGATGTTGGGCGACGGTAAGACTTTTTACAATAAAGGAACGGATGGCTATGAGACCAGACTAGCAGGGTGTTATGCGAAAGAGATCTTGAACCCACTGTCCAAGGAGACAAAGATGAGATTGATTTACATGAAGAACGGTTATCTCTCCATAgattttaattattttggTAGGCACGAAGACTGGCAAAACTGTGTTACTTTAACGGATGTGAAATTGCCCCATATCAAGTACCTTGGTTTGAGTGCAAACACCGGGCAACTTTATGAAAATGTTGACATCATAGAGAATAAGATATATGCATTGTACAAGCCTAATGGCGAGTTTGTCGAATCCATAGATGAGTTGAATGAATTGATCAAAGAGCAAAATGAATACGAAAGTGAAAGTTCCTCGTTAGCTGAAATTAATGCGAAAGTAGAAGAGGCTAAAAAGCAGGATaatcagcagcagcagcagggACAAGGTGGTCGCAAGAACAGAgcattcaaaaaaaagttgagctctcaaagaagaagaactttGAGCAGATTAAAGAATGCCGAAAAGAGGATtaaggaaagagaaaggcAAGTTAGATTACAAAAATATGGTGATCCAGATGCCACCTTCATTAAAAGAGTATTTGGATATATACTTAAAAGCATCAAGTTTGGAATTTATGCATCAATCGCAGTCTTTTTACTTTGGCTTATCCGAGTCATTGTCAAAACGCAAAGACAGAATAGAAAACTGAAAATATCTGGTTTATTAGATTGA
- the SHB17 gene encoding Sedoheptulose 1,7-bisphosphatase, whose translation MTAQPCPRVIFVRHGQTEWSKSGQHTSVTDIDLTPFGVQQMKATGRALIGNNPLNMIRPQNITNIFTSPRLRAKHTAELLLEDIPKEFRDKIPVVVDEDLAEWNYGKYEGLKTAEIRQSRWDRGVDPPNHKWMIWSDGCEDGENYQDVTKRLDKFIDRILKIHGKYMKDGEPSDIIVIAHGHILRCLVARWVHRELNSDPQLMLDAGGVGVLSYQHHNIEEPAIYLAGAFTVPVEEKGADV comes from the coding sequence ATGACTGCCCAACCGTGCCCAAGAGTCATTTTTGTCCGTCATGGACAGACCGAATGGTCCAAAAGTGGACAACACACTTCAGTTACTGACATTGATCTTACTCCTTTTGGTGTACAACAAATGAAAGCCACAGGCCGTGCGCTTATTGGAAACAACCCATTGAACATGATCAGACCACAAAATATCACCAATATTTTCACATCTCCCAGACTCAGAGCCAAACACACTGCTGAGTTGTTGTTAGAAGATATACCTAAGGAGTTCAGAGACAAAATACCAGTTGTCGTGGATGAAGATCTCGCTGAGTGGAACTATGGTAAATATGAAGGGCTTAAGACGGCAGAGATTAGACAATCAAGATGGGATAGAGGTGTGGATCCACCCAATCATAAATGGATGATATGGTCCGATGGTTGTGAGGATGGTGAAAACTACCAGGATGTGACAAAGAGGTTGGACAAGTTTATTGACAGAATCTTGAAAATCCACGGTAAGTATATGAAAGATGGCGAACCTAGCgatattattgttattgcaCATGGCCATATCTTGAGATGCTTGGTTGCTAGGTGGGTGCATCGCGAATTGAACTCCGACCCACAGTTGATGTTGGATGCAGGTGGTGTTGGCGTGTTGAGTTACCAACATCACAACATCGAAGAGCCAGCTATCTACTTGGCAGGTGCATTTACCGTGCCAGTTGAGGAAAAAGGTGCCGATGTTTAA
- the PHO86 gene encoding inorganic phosphate transporter pho86, translated as MVEQKDIDLNKPLDESAPATLSKSTLTPNLTRATTTLHGDRFKQAQAQLSRFVLLHPIAVSVYTIFFPSIIGRSLWEYIEISDTASELFWLLVRNKRDFVFALISAIPIIAAVFATFGTLAYFLGDELGTIANQFVQKKYCDQIFGFNVREFASIEDDFEGNSNSNSNSNDDNDGVEVKTKEKNNQKRKLNKSQMKANLEKGKNSEVVSYRGSPIAVASVVPDYEQSKPDYFIIKITGVHVRKVFQKVDFDQMLIEWAVLRSRQLYQDFLKNGHHNTSRVKDGSILITIDAYSFDKHFEKLLAKNGFKAIDVNYTVNALDKDKKVGRIYELLYKLFGISTDTFALILSTSNEDVELIKDSQLLKDGSSK; from the coding sequence ATGGTTGAGCAAAAAGATATTGATTTGAATAAACCCTTGGATGAGTcagcaccagcaacacTCTCCAAGTCGACATTGACGCCTAATCTTACCAGGGCAACGACGACTTTGCACGGAGACCGTTTCAAGCAGGCACAAGCCCAACTAAGTCGGTTTGTTCTCTTGCACCCAATCGCCGTCTCCGTATACACCATCTTTTTCCCATCGATTATTGGACGTTCGTTATGGGAATACATCGAGATCAGTGACACTGCGCTGGAattgttttggttgttggtgAGGAACAAGCGAGATTTCGTTTTTGCGCTTATAAGTGCCATACCCATCATTGCCGCTGTATTTGCGACTTTTGGAACGTTGGCATATTTCTTGGGCGACGAGTTGGGCACAATTGCCAACCAGTTTGTTCAAAAGAAGTATTGTGATCAGATCTTTGGATTTAATGTTAGGGAGTTTGCCAGCATTGAAGATGACTTTGAAGgtaacagcaacagcaacagcaacagtaACGATGACAATGACGGTGTCGAAgttaaaacaaaagagaaaaacaatcaaaagagaaaattaaacaagTCACAAATGAAAGCAAACTTGGAGAAAGGTAAGAATTCAGAAGTGGTGAGCTATCGAGGCTCCCCCATTGCCGTTGCAAGTGTTGTTCCCGACTATGAACAGTCCAAGCCGGACTACTTTATTATCAAGATTACCGGAGTACATGTGCGCaaagttttccaaaaagtGGATTTTGACCAAATGTTGATTGAATGGGCCGTGTTGCGGTCTAGACAGCTCTATCAAgactttttgaaaaatggcCATCATAACACATCGAGAGTGAAAGACGGCAGTATATTAATCACAATCGACGCATATTCTTTTGACAAGCATTTTGAGAAATTGTTGGCAAAAAATGGATTTAAGGCAATTGATGTAAACTACACAGTGAATGCACTTGACAAGGACAAAAAAGTGGGTAGGATATACGAGCTTTTGTATAAGCTTTTCGGAATTTCAACAGATACATTTGCATTGATATTATCAACAAGTAATGAGGACGTGGAGCTCATAAAGGACAGCCAATTGTTAAAAGATGGTTCTTCAAAGTAG
- the URH1 gene encoding Uridine nucleosidase 1 (BUSCO:EOG09262WQX), protein MTIQQIPIWLDCDPGNDDAFAILLSIFDPRFHLLGISTVHGNAPLEWTTHNALGLLDILNIRNIKVYTGEERPLVNEPKYALNVHGKTGIGGLQLPLQTQNQPINHHAYLSAMYSAICQNAGEICLVCTGTLTNVAKLVEKHPDVVEKIKYISIMGGSFGFGNATPYAEFNFHTDPHAAELIVREFQNKIVLSPLNLTHKVIATPEVREQNIYNPSDEKRNSSLRKGFYDVLMFYSLAYKTRKGFAEGPPLHDPIAVYSILPLVDSDPEEYGYKYVRRRIKVETSGKNEGESVIISQDSGDGDGDGAYIGEDLDKGKFWKSIADALERADSNL, encoded by the coding sequence ATGACAATTCAGCAGATTCCGATTTGGCTAGACTGTGATCCCGGTAATGATGATGCGTTTGCCATTTTACTTTCTATATTTGATCCACGTTTTCATCTTCTAGGCATTTCCACTGTTCATGGTAATGCGCCGTTGGAGTGGACCACACACAACGCTTTGGGTCTATTGGATATCCTCAATATCCGCAACATCAAGGTGTACACAGGTGAAGAGAGGCCCCTTGTTAATGAACCTAAATATGCGTTGAATGTTCATGGAAAGACTGGTATTGGAGGGTTGCAACTACCTTTGCAGACTCAAAACCAACCGATTAATCACCATGCATACCTCAGCGCCATGTACCTGGCCATTTGTCAGAATGCTGGTGAAATATGTCTTGTATGTACCGGCACTCTTACCAATGTTGCGAAACTAGTTGAGAAACACCCagatgttgttgaaaaaatcaaatacaTCTCCATCATGGGGGGAAGTTTTGGGTTTGGAAACGCTACGCCCTATGCAGAATTCAACTTTCACACTGATCCCCACGCCGCAGAACTTATAGTTCGAGAATTTCAGAATAAAATTGTGCTTAGTCCATTGAATCTTACACACAAAGTGATTGCTACACCGGAGGTTAGAGAGCAAAACATTTATAATCCTTcagatgaaaaaagaaactccAGTTTAAGAAAAGGGTTCTATGACGTATTGATGTTCTATAGCCTAGCATACAAAACGAGAAAAGGATTTGCAGAAGGCCCACCATTGCATGACCCCATCGCCGTTTATAGTATTCTACCACTTGTTGACCTGGATCCTGAAGAGTACGGCTACAAATATGTGAGGAGAAGAATTAAGGTAGAAACAAGTGGTAAAAATGAAGGTGAGTCCGTGATTATTCTGCAGGATtctggtgatggtgatggtgatggtgctTATATTGGGGAAGACTTGGACAAGGGGAAATTCTGGAAGTCTATTGCAGATGCGCTAGAAAGGGCGGACCTGAACTTGTAG
- a CDS encoding uncharacterized protein (MEROPS:MER0199907) has product MTATATAMEHGKAKGTSFTNEFSLVDEYTIARTQTVEYGVVRKYLIITFSSIASIVYSTILCTGAIVYHYYSKLMGRTKFIAPDLESRGHGYTPRKAYDNLESMTATSDLRYYVREMGLDLEEYDVETPDGFVLVLHHIYDPKERSEVRELRKPTFLQHGLLSCSGAFIATGKNSLAFFLHEAGYDVWLGNNRSWFRAKSAVLKGDLYNNELYWKWGMKELAYYDLPSMISTVMSLKPRHKKLILFGHSQGGLQGFLMLKNPHLEYIHDQIELFVPLAPAIFPGYLFHTRNFIKILCSLQKWMWTMIFGFCAVLRNLCLMRYYISHTWLFGKLSYYMFKFLFRWTNRNWGSNKKIWHFCFIFNMSYVSVELMQYYLGGFNSFGFISMLQPAAAFEQNEEFSAYDVASCTKDDSQSFFPYQKNWFNIDKSKRKVPIFIVVGEEDYLVDGRKLWQHMIDFEPGYTNGVNLEYVSIPTYNHLDVCWAEDIIGTIGYPFNKIIERMAKAAKEREVEEEKLAVSVTDLVPPLVANQTQSQTQTRNQDQYRNTDGNQCGDSAIVVEDNNDLAFRLVPSNILLDNVNALKDNSTSGGLVKDTESDAKRRAPIEVY; this is encoded by the coding sequence ATGACGGCGACGGCTACTGCTATGGAGCATGGGAAGGCGAAGGGCACTCTGTTTACAAATGAATTTTCACTAGTTGATGAGTATACCATTGCTAGAACACAAACGGTTGAATATGGAGTAGTTCGCAAATACCTTATCATTACCTTCAGTTCCATTGCATCAATAGTATATTCTACAATTTTGTGCACTGGAGCCATTGTTTACCACTATTACTCCAAATTGATGGGCCGAACCAAGTTTATTGCTCCTGATCTTGAGTCTCGCGGCCATGGTTATACGCCAAGAAAGGCATATGACAATTTAGAGTCAATGACGGCGACTAGTGACTTACGGTACTATGTTCGCGAAATGGGGCTCGATCTTGAAGAATATGATGTTGAGACACCTGATGGGTTTGTACTAGTGCTTCATCACATATATGATCCCAAGGAACGACTGGAGGTGAGGGAATTGAGAAAACCTACGTTTTTGCAGCATGGGTTACTATCGTGTTCCGGAGCCTTTATTGCTACTGGAAAAAACTCGTtggcattttttttacatgAAGCGGGGTACGATGTATGGTTGGGCAATAATCGGTCATGGTTTCGTGCAAAAAGTGCGGTGTTGAAAGGTGACTTGTATAATAATGAGTTGTATTGGAAATGGGGTATGAAGGAATTGGCATACTATGACCTTCCATCAATGATTTCCACAGTAATGAGTTTGAAACCACGCCATAAGAAATTAATTTTGTTTGGGCATTCTCAAGGTGGATTGCAAGGTTTTTTAATGTTAAAGAACCCACATTTGGAGTATATACATGACCAAATTGAGTTGTTTGTGCCACTAGCGCCAGCAATCTTTCCGGGCTACCTATTCCACACCCGAAATTTTATCAAGATCTTGTGTCTGCTCCAAAAATGGATGTGGACTATGATATTTGGCTTTTGCGCTGTTTTGCGAAACTTGTGTTTAATGAGGTACTATATTAGTCATACCTGGTTATTTGGTAAGTTGTCCTACTATATGTTTAAATTTCTATTTCGGTGGACCAACCGCAATTGGGGgtccaacaaaaaaatatggcatttttgttttatattCAATATGAGCTATGTCTCTGTTGAGTTGATGCAGTATTACCTTGGAGGTTTCAACTCTTTTGGGTTTATACTGATGCTTCAACCGGCCGCAGCCTTTGAGCAGAATGAAGAGTTTTCAGCATACGATGTTGCGAGCTGCACCAAGGATGACTCGCAACTGTTTTTTCCGTATCAGAAAAATTGGTTCAACATTGACAAATCGAAGAGGAAGGTGCCTATATTTATTGTTGTGGGGGAAGAAGACTATTTAGTTGATGGTCGTAAACTATGGCAGCATATGATTGATTTTGAGCCTGGCTATACGAATGGTGTGAATTTGGAGTACGTTTCAATACCCACGTATAATCATTTGGATGTGTGCTGGGCAGAAGATATCATTGGTACAATTGGGTATCCATTCAATAAGATTATTGAGAGGATGGCTAAAGCAGccaaagagagagaagtagaggaagaaaaactAGCTGTAAGCGTTACAGATCTAGTACCGCCTTTAGTAGCCAATCAGACTCAAagccaaactcaaactcgAAACCAGGATCAATACCGGAACACTGATGGAAATCAATGTGGCGATAGTGCAATTGTTGTGGAAGACAATAATGACTTGGCTTTTAGATTGGTACCGTCCAATATATTGCTCGACAATGTGAATGCTTTAAAAGACAATTCGACATCTGGTGGATTAGTAAAGGACACAGAACTGGATGCGAAGCGGAGGGCACCTATTGAAGTTTACTGA